One segment of Neobacillus endophyticus DNA contains the following:
- a CDS encoding SepM family pheromone-processing serine protease, whose amino-acid sequence MRKKLFTGSFVLLIVLLVAGIYYPLPYFVTEPGMAKKLAPIIHVENGYKEKGNFMLTTVRMGRANIYSYLEAKMKKYEEIYQEDMILGKEETQQEYNTIQLYMMASSKMNAIDVAYRKAGLPVQYKYKGIYVMQVLPGMPAEGALRLGDRIYKVDGHSFPSSKEFIDYVGRKKAGDRVTFTFSRNNEEKTVSLTLKPFKDDPKKVGIGISLVDDKDIVVDPKVKINTADIGGPSAGLMFTLEIYNQLTKNDLTKGYQIAGTGTMDVDGTVGPIGGIEQKIVAADKAGAEIFFAPNEKGAKNSNYRAAVKTARDIHTKMKIIPVDTFDDALKYLEKLPAK is encoded by the coding sequence TTGCGCAAAAAACTATTTACAGGTTCATTTGTGTTATTGATTGTACTTCTAGTGGCAGGAATATATTATCCATTGCCTTATTTCGTTACAGAACCCGGGATGGCTAAGAAGCTTGCTCCCATTATACATGTTGAAAACGGGTATAAAGAAAAAGGTAATTTTATGTTAACGACAGTTAGAATGGGTAGAGCAAATATTTATTCGTACTTGGAAGCAAAGATGAAAAAGTATGAAGAAATTTATCAAGAGGACATGATCTTAGGTAAAGAGGAGACTCAGCAGGAATATAACACGATTCAATTGTATATGATGGCTAGCTCCAAAATGAATGCCATAGATGTCGCCTATCGAAAAGCTGGTCTACCAGTACAATATAAATATAAAGGGATCTACGTAATGCAAGTGCTGCCAGGAATGCCTGCTGAGGGAGCGCTGAGGCTAGGTGATCGCATATATAAAGTGGATGGTCACTCTTTTCCTTCTTCAAAAGAATTTATTGATTATGTCGGGAGGAAAAAAGCTGGAGATCGGGTGACATTTACTTTTTCTAGAAATAATGAAGAAAAAACAGTTTCGTTAACATTAAAGCCATTTAAAGATGATCCTAAAAAAGTAGGAATCGGCATATCATTAGTGGATGATAAAGATATTGTAGTTGATCCGAAAGTGAAAATAAATACTGCTGATATTGGCGGCCCATCCGCAGGACTAATGTTTACCCTGGAGATATATAATCAGCTTACAAAAAACGATTTAACAAAAGGATACCAAATCGCCGGAACAGGCACCATGGACGTTGACGGCACGGTTGGGCCGATTGGTGGGATTGAACAAAAGATAGTTGCAGCAGATAAGGCTGGGGCAGAGATCTTTTTTGCTCCGAATGAAAAAGGCGCTAAAAATTCCAATTATCGAGCAGCGGTTAAAACAGCTCGTGATATTCATACAAAAATGAAAATCATTCCTGTCGACACGTTTGATGATGCTCTGAAATACTTAGAAAAATTACCTGCAAAATAA
- the ylbD gene encoding YlbD family protein: protein MTEKKLHPSIQKFKEFVKNNPNLIQEVRKGKSTWQELYEDWYLLGEEDQRWERLGEETETESSPKQTESKGDFMSNMMGMFKKMDQNQIQSHLNNLSQAIGAIQGLLSQFQGPKSTNGPVNPPEGPRNPFSFRKD, encoded by the coding sequence ATGACGGAAAAAAAATTGCACCCATCCATACAAAAATTTAAAGAGTTTGTAAAGAATAATCCAAACTTAATTCAAGAGGTAAGAAAAGGGAAGTCGACTTGGCAGGAATTATATGAAGATTGGTATTTATTAGGGGAAGAAGATCAGCGGTGGGAACGGCTTGGTGAAGAAACAGAGACAGAATCCTCCCCCAAACAAACAGAGTCAAAAGGGGATTTTATGTCAAATATGATGGGGATGTTTAAAAAAATGGATCAAAACCAGATTCAGTCCCATTTAAACAATTTAAGCCAGGCAATTGGTGCGATCCAAGGTCTGCTTTCTCAATTCCAGGGACCTAAATCGACCAATGGTCCTGTAAACCCGCCTGAAGGGCCAAGAAATCCATTTTCTTTCAGAAAGGATTAA
- a CDS encoding CBS domain-containing protein translates to MEKIRDIMTENVECCTLLDNVYEVAVKMKELNVGAIPIVDNEKLVGMITDRDIVLRGIAEKHPPSSKVEDIMSNDLITISPDATSREAVQLMSDHQIRRLPVVENGKLIGIVSLGDFAIRELTDDQAKEALTQISEQNYNGVQH, encoded by the coding sequence ATGGAAAAAATCCGTGATATTATGACAGAAAACGTGGAGTGCTGTACCTTATTAGATAACGTATATGAAGTTGCTGTAAAAATGAAGGAACTAAATGTTGGGGCCATTCCTATCGTTGATAACGAAAAACTTGTCGGAATGATTACTGATCGCGATATTGTTTTAAGAGGGATCGCAGAAAAACATCCTCCTTCCTCCAAGGTGGAAGATATTATGAGTAATGATCTTATTACCATTTCCCCTGATGCTACCAGCAGGGAAGCTGTTCAATTGATGTCCGATCATCAAATTCGCCGATTGCCAGTTGTAGAAAATGGGAAGTTAATTGGAATTGTTTCTCTTGGTGATTTTGCTATTCGTGAATTGACGGATGATCAGGCAAAAGAAGCATTAACACAAATTTCCGAGCAAAACTATAATGGGGTACAGCATTAA
- a CDS encoding YlbG family protein translates to MFVQRQGIVIWLYSLKQAKMLRRFGNVHFVSKKLKYVVLYCNQDDVEEIMEKLNSYSFVKKVEPSYKPFLKMEYENSTPDKAKEYDYKMGI, encoded by the coding sequence ATGTTTGTTCAAAGACAGGGTATCGTTATTTGGCTTTATTCATTGAAACAAGCAAAAATGTTAAGGCGTTTTGGAAATGTCCATTTTGTTTCGAAAAAGCTTAAATATGTTGTTCTTTACTGCAACCAAGACGATGTTGAGGAAATTATGGAAAAGCTGAACTCCTATTCTTTTGTAAAAAAAGTCGAACCTTCTTATAAGCCTTTCTTGAAAATGGAATATGAAAACTCAACACCCGATAAAGCGAAAGAATATGATTATAAAATGGGAATTTAA
- the ylbJ gene encoding sporulation integral membrane protein YlbJ produces MFRSKLKTILLSVSVSLFAISLISFPQESLEASKRGLNIWWGIVFPSLLPFFIVSEMLIGFGVVKFIGVMLEPLMRPLFKVPGVGGFVWAMGLASGNPAGAKFTARMRQEGHLTRIEAERLVSFTSSSNPLFIFGAVAVGFFDNPQLGLVLAAAHYLGNICVGFVMRFHGKESPYGTTPKGGLSKLREALSALHQTRIQDSRPIGRLLGDAVNSSIQTLLMVGGFIILFSVLNKLLYHLHITAILAKAVKVFFSSIGLSGALSVPFISGLFEMTLGSQLTSAIQHAALLEKAIVTSFILAFGGFSIQAQAASILAQTDIRFKPFFIARIFQGLFASLFTVVFWVPMYVRFSTKDQYSNVFPVSLLVNRNSDHFFQKLIQMGPLITILSLVVYVFLLLFQLKEQKS; encoded by the coding sequence TTGTTTCGTTCGAAACTGAAAACGATCCTATTATCCGTTTCCGTTTCATTATTTGCCATATCTCTTATATCTTTCCCTCAAGAATCATTGGAAGCATCAAAACGCGGACTTAATATATGGTGGGGAATTGTCTTCCCTTCGTTACTGCCCTTCTTTATCGTATCAGAAATGTTAATTGGATTTGGGGTCGTTAAATTTATCGGTGTGATGCTGGAGCCGCTTATGAGACCGCTGTTTAAAGTACCCGGTGTCGGCGGCTTTGTTTGGGCAATGGGACTCGCCTCCGGAAATCCCGCAGGAGCAAAATTTACTGCAAGAATGCGTCAGGAAGGACATTTAACACGAATTGAAGCAGAAAGACTTGTTTCCTTTACAAGCTCCTCTAACCCCTTATTCATTTTCGGTGCAGTTGCTGTAGGTTTTTTCGATAATCCCCAATTAGGCTTAGTTCTGGCTGCTGCCCATTATTTAGGAAATATATGCGTCGGATTTGTGATGCGCTTTCACGGTAAAGAGTCTCCTTATGGAACAACTCCAAAAGGTGGGTTATCCAAGTTGCGCGAAGCCTTATCCGCCTTACACCAAACAAGAATTCAAGACAGCCGTCCAATTGGAAGGCTTCTTGGAGACGCTGTTAATTCATCCATTCAAACATTATTAATGGTTGGAGGATTTATTATTTTATTTTCTGTTTTAAATAAACTGCTTTATCACTTACATATAACAGCCATACTGGCAAAGGCAGTTAAAGTGTTCTTTTCTTCAATAGGGTTATCGGGGGCATTATCCGTTCCTTTTATTTCAGGACTATTTGAAATGACTTTAGGCAGCCAGTTGACGAGCGCTATACAACATGCCGCCTTATTAGAAAAAGCAATCGTGACAAGCTTTATCCTGGCATTTGGTGGTTTTAGTATTCAGGCGCAAGCCGCAAGTATTTTGGCCCAAACAGATATCCGCTTTAAGCCCTTTTTTATTGCGAGGATTTTCCAAGGTTTATTTGCAAGCCTGTTTACCGTTGTTTTTTGGGTACCCATGTATGTCCGGTTCAGCACAAAAGATCAGTATTCAAATGTCTTTCCAGTCAGTTTACTGGTTAACAGAAATTCCGATCACTTTTTTCAAAAATTGATCCAAATGGGTCCACTCATTACCATTCTATCACTCGTTGTCTATGTCTTTCTTTTATTATTTCAATTAAAGGAACAAAAGAGCTAG
- a CDS encoding YlbF family regulator, whose product MLATLERIALLEQAESLAKMVLESDIAEQYRISLYKMKNSKESQQKIERFSRMKELYEEVQRFGQYHPDYKKVMKQVREYKREMDLDPYIADFKLAENDLQTLLDEISVLIVGAVSHNIKVPTGNPFFDTGHGSGCGSGGSCGCG is encoded by the coding sequence ATGCTAGCCACGCTAGAAAGAATAGCACTATTAGAACAGGCCGAAAGTTTGGCTAAAATGGTACTGGAGTCTGACATTGCTGAACAATACAGAATTTCTTTATATAAGATGAAAAATAGTAAGGAAAGCCAACAGAAGATTGAGCGTTTTTCTCGAATGAAAGAACTTTATGAGGAAGTTCAAAGGTTTGGCCAATACCATCCTGATTATAAAAAAGTAATGAAACAAGTACGTGAATATAAGCGTGAAATGGATTTAGATCCGTATATAGCAGATTTCAAGTTGGCGGAAAATGATTTGCAAACTCTATTAGATGAAATCAGCGTATTAATTGTCGGAGCCGTTTCCCATAATATAAAAGTACCTACAGGAAATCCGTTTTTTGACACAGGTCATGGCAGCGGTTGTGGCAGCGGTGGAAGCTGCGGGTGTGGATAA
- the rsmD gene encoding 16S rRNA (guanine(966)-N(2))-methyltransferase RsmD gives MRVVSGSCKGRPLKAVPGRTTRPTTDKVKEAMFNMIGPYFDGGIGLDLFAGSGGLGLEALSRGLEKVIFIDQDPKAVQIIRENIKACHFEEKTEVYRNDAGLAIKALIKREIRFDYLFLDPPYKRQQLVSLMEKLDSEELINNSGIVVCEHSNDVELPLAVGRLTQIKQENYGITTVTIYSREHGE, from the coding sequence GTGAGAGTAGTTTCAGGTAGTTGCAAAGGAAGACCTTTAAAGGCGGTTCCAGGAAGGACAACAAGGCCGACAACTGATAAGGTCAAAGAAGCGATGTTTAATATGATTGGCCCTTATTTTGATGGGGGAATTGGTCTGGATCTTTTTGCCGGAAGCGGCGGATTGGGTTTGGAGGCTCTTAGCAGAGGGCTAGAAAAGGTTATTTTTATTGACCAAGATCCAAAAGCTGTGCAGATAATACGGGAAAATATAAAAGCCTGTCATTTTGAAGAGAAAACAGAAGTTTATCGAAATGATGCTGGACTTGCAATAAAAGCACTGATTAAAAGAGAAATCCGCTTTGATTATCTATTTTTAGATCCCCCATATAAGCGACAGCAGCTTGTCAGCTTAATGGAGAAATTGGATAGTGAGGAATTGATTAACAATAGCGGAATTGTGGTTTGTGAACATAGCAATGATGTTGAATTACCTCTTGCTGTCGGCAGACTGACACAAATAAAGCAAGAGAATTATGGGATTACAACTGTAACAATTTATTCTAGAGAGCATGGTGAATAG
- a CDS encoding IS1182 family transposase, with protein MLSKNTQINRDQIEMIALDQLVPADHLVRKIEAAVDFSFIYSLVEDLYSTKRGRSSIDPVVLIKMAFIQYTFGIRSMRQTIKEIETNMAYRWFLGFGFYDKVPHFSTFGKNYERRFKDTDLFEQIFYRILKEAADKKLVSSEHVFIDSTHVKASANKRKFEKKVVRKESKAYEARLQAEINSDREEHGKKPIPPDKYEKEENKEIKESTTDSESGYYVKDERTKQFAYSFHAAADRNGFVLGTIVTPGNVHDSTMLEPLVEKVIEKCGKPNAVAADAGYKTPAIAQYLIENEIRPALPYTRPRTKEGYLKKHDYVYDEHFDCYICPEGQVLDYRTTTKEGYRQYISNPVICKDCPLLAQCTQSQNHQKLIQRHIWEPYLEEAEHLRHTEENKIIYARRKETIERVFADAKEKHGMRWTTLRGLKKLSMQAMLTFAAMNLKKLATWTWKSPEMA; from the coding sequence ATGCTTTCGAAAAATACACAGATAAATCGTGACCAAATTGAAATGATTGCCTTAGATCAACTTGTACCTGCTGATCACTTGGTTCGCAAAATAGAAGCCGCAGTAGATTTTTCATTTATCTATTCATTGGTTGAAGATTTGTACTCAACTAAGCGCGGACGTTCAAGTATTGACCCTGTTGTATTAATTAAGATGGCTTTCATTCAATATACCTTCGGTATCCGTTCGATGCGTCAAACGATAAAGGAAATTGAAACAAATATGGCGTATCGCTGGTTTTTAGGATTTGGTTTTTATGATAAAGTACCCCACTTTTCAACTTTTGGTAAAAACTACGAACGTCGTTTTAAGGATACAGACTTATTTGAACAAATTTTCTACCGTATTTTAAAAGAGGCAGCAGATAAAAAGTTAGTTAGTTCGGAACATGTATTCATTGATTCAACTCACGTTAAAGCAAGTGCAAATAAACGCAAATTCGAAAAGAAAGTAGTTCGGAAAGAATCAAAAGCTTATGAAGCACGTCTTCAAGCAGAAATTAATAGTGATCGTGAAGAACATGGGAAAAAGCCCATCCCACCAGATAAATATGAAAAAGAAGAAAACAAAGAAATAAAAGAAAGTACAACAGATTCGGAGAGTGGTTACTATGTAAAAGACGAAAGGACAAAGCAATTTGCTTATTCATTTCATGCAGCCGCAGATAGAAATGGTTTTGTCCTGGGGACTATTGTAACTCCAGGTAACGTTCATGATAGTACAATGTTAGAGCCTCTAGTTGAAAAGGTCATTGAAAAATGTGGGAAACCTAATGCTGTAGCTGCTGATGCCGGATATAAAACACCTGCTATTGCTCAATATTTAATTGAAAATGAAATTCGCCCTGCTTTACCCTATACACGACCACGTACAAAGGAGGGATATTTGAAAAAGCACGATTATGTCTATGATGAGCACTTTGATTGTTACATATGTCCGGAAGGACAAGTTCTGGATTATAGAACGACTACTAAGGAAGGTTATCGACAGTACATCTCTAATCCTGTTATATGTAAGGATTGCCCACTTCTAGCACAATGTACACAAAGTCAAAATCATCAAAAGCTCATTCAACGACATATCTGGGAACCATATCTTGAAGAGGCTGAACATCTTCGTCATACAGAAGAGAATAAAATAATATATGCACGTCGTAAAGAAACAATTGAACGTGTATTCGCGGATGCGAAAGAAAAGCATGGTATGCGATGGACAACCTTAAGAGGTCTTAAAAAATTGTCCATGCAGGCGATGCTTACTTTTGCTGCTATGAATTTAAAGAAGTTGGCTACATGGACTTGGAAAAGTCCAGAAATGGCATAA
- the coaD gene encoding pantetheine-phosphate adenylyltransferase, with product MASIAVCPGSFDPITYGHLDIIRRGARVFDKVYVVVLNNSAKNPLFTVEERIQLIKEVTKEIPNVMVDQFSGLLVEYAKTVKATAILRGLRAVSDFEYEMQITSMNRFLNDDVETFFMMTNNQYSFLSSSIVKEAAKYNGNIKELVPPIVEKELMRKFSNLRKQKS from the coding sequence TTGGCGAGCATTGCTGTTTGTCCAGGAAGTTTTGATCCAATTACATATGGCCATTTGGATATCATTCGCAGAGGGGCCAGAGTTTTCGATAAAGTATATGTTGTAGTATTAAATAATTCTGCTAAAAACCCGTTGTTTACCGTTGAGGAGAGAATCCAGCTCATCAAAGAGGTTACAAAGGAAATCCCAAATGTAATGGTGGATCAATTTTCCGGGCTGTTGGTTGAATACGCTAAAACCGTGAAGGCTACAGCCATATTAAGGGGTTTAAGAGCTGTTTCCGATTTTGAATATGAAATGCAAATCACTTCCATGAATCGGTTTTTAAATGATGATGTGGAGACGTTTTTTATGATGACCAATAATCAATATTCATTTTTAAGCTCAAGCATTGTCAAAGAGGCAGCGAAATACAACGGAAATATTAAAGAGCTCGTCCCGCCAATTGTAGAGAAAGAATTAATGAGAAAGTTTTCAAATTTACGAAAACAAAAGAGCTAG
- a CDS encoding YugN family protein: MRFEDSGLENLKADLNRLDEVMDDHGLVRAGQWDYERVTYDRKFELREGVYYFRIQGYAVEGDVDTFKATIQLMAPLLGKHYYPHGVEYGEGEHFPPSLINQCQKLIDDVKTEISKFA, translated from the coding sequence GTGAGATTTGAAGATTCGGGATTAGAAAATCTTAAAGCAGACCTAAATCGCTTAGACGAAGTCATGGATGATCATGGTTTAGTACGTGCCGGCCAATGGGATTATGAACGTGTTACATATGACCGTAAATTTGAATTGAGAGAAGGTGTTTACTACTTTCGTATTCAAGGGTATGCGGTTGAAGGAGATGTTGACACTTTTAAAGCAACCATTCAATTGATGGCGCCCCTTCTAGGAAAACATTATTACCCTCATGGAGTCGAATATGGAGAAGGAGAACATTTTCCACCATCACTTATCAATCAGTGTCAAAAACTGATCGATGATGTAAAAACCGAAATCAGTAAATTTGCTTAA
- a CDS encoding CAP domain-containing protein, which translates to MIKENHVTEKKPFWSKNPDIKSNQKTISERPNEGIATLIGQDVTALEKEMGTPQRIDESLYGYQWYIYNQDYKRYLQVGVENNEVVTIFALGENLDIAPFEIGQPVEEIFNTQYIDTNINIDLNGNSYRFELNDTDLNLRPIVQLGDIYAQLYIDKFTGNLSSVRFLNAETLVKLRPYELVYHGNLIEPPEPTDESWKMVEKGSEQEIFDMTNAFRIRNKLKPLIWDELTAETAYEHSKDMKDNNDFSHTSKKFGSLTDRLNKAKVVYQAAGENIAANYTDGPAALEGWINSKSHRDTILNKEFTHLGVGVYQKYYTQNFIEKVEQ; encoded by the coding sequence GTGATAAAGGAAAATCATGTGACAGAAAAGAAGCCGTTCTGGTCGAAAAATCCTGATATAAAATCCAACCAGAAAACCATCTCAGAGAGACCTAATGAAGGAATTGCCACATTGATTGGCCAGGATGTTACAGCGCTGGAAAAAGAAATGGGAACACCTCAGAGAATAGATGAATCCCTTTATGGTTATCAATGGTACATTTATAATCAAGATTATAAACGTTATTTACAAGTAGGCGTTGAAAATAATGAGGTTGTTACCATTTTTGCCCTTGGTGAAAATCTGGATATTGCTCCATTTGAAATCGGACAGCCAGTTGAAGAAATATTTAATACACAATATATTGATACAAATATTAATATCGATTTAAATGGGAATTCCTATCGATTTGAATTAAACGATACCGACTTAAATCTTCGTCCAATTGTACAGCTGGGCGATATTTATGCACAACTATATATAGATAAGTTTACGGGTAATTTATCAAGTGTCCGTTTTTTGAATGCAGAAACATTGGTAAAACTACGGCCATATGAGCTTGTGTATCATGGAAATTTAATTGAACCGCCCGAACCAACGGATGAGTCGTGGAAAATGGTAGAAAAAGGATCAGAGCAGGAAATATTTGACATGACGAATGCTTTTCGAATTAGAAATAAATTAAAGCCGTTAATATGGGATGAACTCACGGCTGAAACAGCCTATGAGCATAGTAAAGACATGAAGGACAACAATGATTTCTCACATACATCCAAGAAATTTGGCAGTCTCACTGACAGATTAAATAAAGCAAAAGTAGTATATCAGGCAGCAGGTGAAAATATAGCAGCAAATTATACGGATGGGCCAGCTGCTTTGGAAGGCTGGATCAATAGCAAAAGTCATAGAGATACGATCCTAAATAAGGAATTCACACACCTAGGTGTCGGGGTTTATCAAAAGTATTATACACAAAATTTTATTGAAAAAGTGGAACAGTAG
- a CDS encoding PaaI family thioesterase encodes MKDKLRQLLEACMENGSEADLSALKFLLEGVHEKIDQNKNTFIGPLLHMERKIDEDSCEITVPLHPVLHNDLQIIHGGITATLLDTAMGSIAHFHLPEGFGAVTNQLNIHYIAPGIGDAIRCRAEIIHKGTKTIVVAGEAYRSDGRKIAYATATFFIIEI; translated from the coding sequence ATGAAAGATAAATTAAGACAGTTATTAGAAGCTTGCATGGAAAATGGTTCAGAAGCAGACCTAAGTGCTCTTAAATTTCTTTTGGAAGGTGTTCACGAAAAAATTGATCAAAACAAGAATACTTTTATTGGCCCGCTGCTTCATATGGAGAGAAAAATAGACGAAGACTCCTGTGAAATTACCGTCCCGCTTCATCCAGTTCTACATAATGATCTACAAATTATCCACGGAGGAATCACAGCCACCCTATTGGATACTGCGATGGGTTCCATTGCCCATTTCCACCTTCCTGAAGGATTTGGAGCTGTCACCAATCAGTTAAATATTCATTACATTGCCCCTGGGATTGGAGATGCCATTCGCTGCAGGGCAGAAATCATTCATAAAGGGACAAAAACAATTGTGGTAGCTGGAGAAGCCTATCGAAGTGACGGAAGAAAAATCGCCTATGCAACAGCAACGTTTTTTATCATTGAAATATAG
- a CDS encoding patatin-like phospholipase family protein: protein MEHPKIGLALGSGGARGFAHLGVIKVLRDNGIPIHLIAGSSMGALVASFYAAGIEIERLYKLSTAFKRKYFLDFTVPKMGFIGGKKVKEFVKVFTHGKNIEDLSIPIGIVSTDLLTGEKVVFKTGPVANAVRASISIPGIFVPEKYNGRILVDGGVTDRVPISVAKEMGADIVIAVDVSSVKRNAEITSIYDVIMQSIDIMQTEVINSREPSASIMIRPPVESYSSRAFTNTQEIINIGEEEAKKHINQIQAEIGKWKE, encoded by the coding sequence ATGGAGCACCCAAAAATAGGTTTGGCACTTGGATCTGGAGGTGCACGTGGGTTTGCTCATTTAGGGGTAATCAAGGTATTAAGAGATAATGGGATCCCTATACATTTAATTGCGGGAAGCAGTATGGGGGCGCTTGTTGCCAGTTTTTATGCTGCAGGCATAGAAATTGAACGCTTATATAAACTATCAACAGCCTTTAAAAGGAAGTACTTTTTGGATTTTACAGTTCCCAAAATGGGATTTATAGGTGGAAAAAAAGTAAAGGAATTTGTTAAAGTATTTACACATGGGAAAAACATTGAAGATTTATCCATTCCTATTGGAATTGTCTCAACAGATTTATTAACTGGTGAAAAAGTGGTGTTCAAAACAGGACCGGTAGCAAATGCTGTCAGGGCCAGCATATCCATTCCGGGAATTTTTGTCCCGGAAAAGTATAATGGAAGAATACTTGTTGACGGAGGGGTTACAGATCGGGTGCCTATTTCGGTTGCAAAAGAAATGGGGGCGGACATTGTCATTGCTGTTGATGTATCAAGTGTGAAGCGAAATGCTGAGATAACCTCCATTTACGATGTTATTATGCAAAGTATTGATATCATGCAAACGGAAGTGATCAACAGCAGGGAGCCTTCCGCATCCATTATGATTCGCCCTCCTGTTGAAAGCTATAGTTCCCGTGCATTTACAAACACCCAAGAAATCATAAACATAGGCGAAGAAGAAGCTAAAAAGCACATCAATCAGATTCAAGCAGAAATTGGTAAGTGGAAGGAATGA
- a CDS encoding YlbE-like family protein, which produces MRKEILEYMERQRDLKQFVREQPQWYRKLSRNPFDLQALEIASLHYYKKTIPHQVEKFSNGVQMASMMYSMFQAMKSQNE; this is translated from the coding sequence ATGAGAAAGGAAATATTAGAGTATATGGAACGTCAAAGGGATTTGAAACAATTTGTTCGTGAACAACCTCAGTGGTATCGAAAATTATCACGAAATCCCTTTGATCTACAGGCATTAGAAATTGCATCACTACACTATTATAAAAAAACAATCCCTCATCAAGTGGAAAAGTTTTCAAATGGCGTTCAGATGGCATCAATGATGTATTCCATGTTTCAAGCCATGAAATCACAAAATGAATGA